The Arachis duranensis cultivar V14167 chromosome 9, aradu.V14167.gnm2.J7QH, whole genome shotgun sequence genomic sequence TAGGATTTTGCACTATTTTGTTACTACTTTACTCTAATCTCTGAAGATATTATACCTCCATGTAAATATGAACATCTAACTCTTATATAAATAAGCATCTATGGTGAACAATTCAACGAACCATTCTCACGTTATTAGGCTGCTGACCGTCGACAACAAAATGTTCTGGAGCTTCTTCTGGTGGTTTCGATGGATTGTTGTCAGGAATGAATGATGGAACATGACACAGAGATTGCATGACCTTACACGCCATTTACGAACTACCAAGCGGTGATGGACGTATCAAAGGAGAGACAATATTAACTCCTTAATCTTGCACGATGAATAAACCGAATAGACCACTGGCTGGTTGGGCAGGTGGACTTGATGCGGTGCCGCCGGAAGGAGCCACACGCTGGGAATGTGCTTCTGGGTGTTCACCGGTACGGACTTCGACGTCTCCGGGAGCGACTTCCAGTGATAACACACGAGCCAGTGAGAAGATGAGATAGTAACGTCGGCGAGAAGGGTTATGTTCTTGGTTGTGTCGGCGACGTTCATAGAGAATAGATCATGGTTTGTGTTTTGGTTTAACTGAATCCTAATTTTTTGAACCATTCAAATTAACAAATCTTCATAATTAATGATTGTAACTATAATTCAgtattaatttcaattaaaccCTGAGTACACataatctaattttaatttcaattaaaccCTCCATTGTATGCATTGTATAATAAGAGTATTGGTTCCTCGTATTTTTCCTAACAAATATCAATTATAGGAAGAAAGAGTTCAAGTTTTCTGAAATATATGAAAAGATGAACAATTAATTGCATTAATGGAGCCAATAGACAAtaaaataactactttttattaattaatatgaaaattgcatcaaatatacataatttttatttctatgttaataatcatatattttctaATAGGTTCCTtcttgaaatttattttattagttggaAAGATACAATTAAAGtaaacaaaattcaattttaaaaaatgattaaaaaaaatgttgatccaaaaaataaaagagaatataaTCATTGTAATGGAAGTGTTATAAATATATGCCTATTATCTATCTCAtattttctattatataaacaaaaaaaattttgaccaaaaaGATTATAGATTGATCTTAAGATATCAACGGAAATTATGTGCACATGCTCAATTAAGttgtgaaaaacaaatttataCTAGTGATagtaaaataaacttttttttctttttttcagcAACAAACTTATAAAAGCGAAATCAACTCATGCTAATAAAAAACAACATTGCATGTGCttattattagattaaaaaagCGCACAAAAAGAAGTAATATTAATTAGAAATAGATTTGAGAATATAGAGGGAGATTAATGACTTCTTTTATTATACATGTGTAGAAAAtttaatgcaaaataaaaaattttaattctacaagttttattaattttttctcttaaatcgtcattcaaatttaataaaattgacaTTGGCATATAGTAAATTTATTGGTTcgtaaattttatagtttctcAAATGCTCAAGATTTATTGATAAGGTGATGTAAGAGGAATCATGAAGAATTTTTACTcagtataaatttaaaaattattttaggtctattttaattttttttatagttaaatttACAGTTAAGTACGGTTTTGGTCTTTAACGTAGGagacgaaaaaaatttttattcctgactttttttttctataaaatggTTTCGAAtgtttaacttagttttaaaactGTCATTCAGACCAAAATTTCCCTTCCCTTTCTTCCCTATTCTTTCCCCTTCTTCTCCAAAATTAAGTAGAAACATAAGTCGAATCAAAACCAGACGCAAAAGcagaaacaacaacaatgaaacaatataataaacattaaaaaatagataatagaTCAACAAATCTGTATAATAAAACAATGAAACAATGTAATCAAACAAAAGCAGAAGTAGGAGCAGGAACAGAAGTAGGaacagaacaacaacaacaacaacaacaataaaacaaTGTAATTAACCAGAAGTAGAAGCAACAATAACCAGAAGCAGAAGCAACAATAACCAGAAGTCAACAACATAATAAaagcagaagtagaagaagattagaagcagaagcagaagaagaatggaagcagaagtagaagtagaagcCGGTGAGCCACCCGAACCAccctccttctcttttcttcttcctctcctcttttctcttctcctctgtTCACTGTCCCTTGGCCGATCCGCCATCACAGTGCCGCcacccttttcttcttctctctttgcgCTACCCTAGCGCTACCGTCACAATGCGAAGCCCTCTTCTTTCCATCGGCTCACCTCTAGTTCGCGCCATCGTATTTGAGCTCCACCATCACTGTCGGCCTCTCCTCCACTCACCATCATAAAACCACAGAAACCTTCCCCTGTTCTTGCCTCGAACCAGAACCCACTGCCATCGAGCATCTCCGTCGAGTCCAGAAGAGCAGCGATGAGGTCCAGCGACTGAACGACGAGGAGCAGCGGCATCGACGAGGAGCAGCGACGGTGGCCCTTCCCCTTCCCTtccctctcttcttccctaAAGCAACTCCCTTCCCCAGCATGAATCCCTTCCCCCTTTCCCCCTTATtcaatgttttcttttttttttttttaagttagaggtatttttggaataaaaattaaaatttgataaaaaaagataattttaaatcaaattagaACTTTCGGGACTATTTTATAGGCGAAAAAAGgccgaagaagaaaaaaattttcgaccCCTACGTTAGGGACTAAAATCATACTTAAtccttaaatttataaattctaaaaaagacataattatttttttcactttttgtaGACAAAATGAAAGATTCTTTAAATACAGATAGATATTTTAATACCACTTgacaaaaatttataaacaaaaataatatacatatatttgaatataattcatcttttgtaaataattttgacagaaaaaatattaaaattgatttgtatattaatttttttgagaattaaaatatttatttttaaaaattttagggaTTAATTGGAATAATACTCTatctaaaactaaattaaaaactaatttatttgttggaataaaattttaaaaattaacctgtgtactaattttttttaaaaattaaaatatttacttttaaaattggTAAGAATCGAATTGGATAATTAATCTTGccacttttttaattttgacatgGAGTAAATAATGGTGTATGGCATAGTTATGGGGATATAGAGTGTTTTAATGGATGATAATTGGGTCAagcaaatcggacggtccgatggGAGGGAGAGTAATCGAACGGTCTAATTACAATAATTGGAAGGTTCGATTTGTATActctgaattttttaaattttttaatcacaaatcggagggtccgatttatgtactctaaattttttcaattttttaaacataaatcGGATGGTTCGATTTGTATACtcccacaattttaaaaaacacaaaaaattacaatattaaaatatatcactCATTTTACTTccatatcaaatttttttagccTAATCTAACTTCTATATTGGAAAACTACCGGTCAGTGTCATCTGCGGAAGACACGTATGAAAATTCATTGGCCTTGAACGGCGTAGATTTCATGGTTGAGTTCTTGGGAACCATGGAAGGCCATGCACGTGTCGTCTCAACACTTGTCCACTTCTCCGTGCTCTGATTTTGCTCAATAAATATATTCTCTCTATCTGTCTCTGTTTCTCTCTCACTTTAACCCTCACCTTCTATAAGCTTCTCTCAGCTTCTTCTCATTTCAGGTACGCTTCTTTGTCTTCTCTCTCGAATCCTCAACACTGTTCATTACCATTTCCTTCATCCGTGTCCAATTCTTCTTTAAGATTCCTAATACACAGGATTTCATTCTAgttattgcatttttttttcgGAAACCATATGTTAAGGTTTAAACTACGTTAAGCGGATTATTGTCTGGGAAGGCTCGGAGTGAAAAGGTCTTGATTGTTATTTTAAACactcttaatttcatttcattttcccTGATCAGTACTTTATCAACTTatgattgttattattatgatgatgattaGTGTTAATTATTAGTTTGTTTGGAGATTTATGACGAAAAATGACTAAGTGAGTTAAACAGTGCTTCGGGCGAAGAAAAATGGCTAGACGGTCTAGTCGCACAATTTATGTTGGCAATCTTCCTGGCGATGTTCGCTTGAGGGAAGTAGAGGATCTTTTCTACAAggtacttttatttatttattgttatctattattgtttttattatatgtccaaaaacatatataaattcAGGTTATCTTCACGGTTAtgttaaataattttgaaaGTCTTTAAACATTGATTGTCACTTTTTGTTTAGTATAGCATTTGGATGAGATATGGTTTCATTTCCAGAGTATACTTTGGGGGATAAAAAAAGGCTGAATTAAGCAGTGAAGAATCCTTAATTCTATCAATTATTATGCATTGTATTCGTGGAATGGATCATCTCAATTGGAGATTCCACTTGACTATATCAAGTCTTGGTTTCCACCATTGATGGCAAGATTGATCCTTATATAAAACTTACAAGAGAATCTAATCAATAGTGAAGATCTATATTTGACTTGGTCAATTGAAATTTTCAGTTGAGCTTTGAAGTCtcattccaatttttttttcttccagcCATGGTAATGGGGAACACGAATTTTGTTTTGGAATGTCATTGTAGACAAGTACATCTGGAATTTGTTGCTGATGATCCTTAATTGTGTTGTTTTTCCTCTAATTGCAGTTTGGTCCTATTGTTGACATTGATCTGAAGATTCCTCCGAGACCACCAGGTTATGCCTTTGTGGAGGTGTGTCTGAATTTCATGTTGTAAGGATATGAGGGAGTATTTTCCTCAGGGTCTAGGTCACTTTTTTACATTGTGTATTGAACATTATATATTGCAGTTTGAGGATATCCGTGATGCTGAAGATGCCATTTACTATAGAGATGGTTACAACTTTGACGGTTTTCGCTTACGGGTTAGTGCATTTTTGCTTACTTTTCTTGTCCTTTGGACCTGGAACAATATCTTCAATTATTATGAAGTTTTGACCTTTATTTGTTACTGTAGGTTGAACTTGCACATGGTGGACGGGGTCATACATCATCAGTAGACCGCTATAGTAGCTATAGTGGTAGTAGCAGTAGCCGCGGAGTTTCCAGGCGTTCCGATTATCGTGGTATGCATTATTTCttcattgaattttttataGCTATGTATCTCTCTATACtagtttattcttatttttttctttctttatttctatttttccaTAGAAAGAAACTCTTCTTTTGTtgactttttctctttttcttccttttttggttgttttttattttgtgtttgtgtAGTTCTTGTCACAGGATTACCCCCTTCTGCTTCATGGCAAGACCTGAAAGTATGGACCGATTCTTCACTACAAACACTTGAGATACGCTAGAGTTTTCGCATGCAGGGGATTGATGGTATTTTTAATGTTTGCTGATTGTCGTTTTACATGGTTAGGATCATATGCGAAGAGCTGGTGATGTGTGTTTTTCTCAAGTCTTCCGTGAGCGTGGTGGTAAGCgtattaaaatagaaattggCTTAAGTTTCGTTTCATTTGATTTCAAAATGGTTAATGCTGATTGCTGAGGGGTGCTCAGTGCACAGCACACACATATCCACTGCCTAGATGTTAAGTTCAAGTAGAATGAGGAAATTCCTTTATGCCCTGCATTTTTTTCCTTGCAAAATTAATGAGGAAGGGTAATGATACAGGAAGATTTAGATCTTAGGCATTGAGAGGTGAGATATAAAGTTGTCTTTGGTAAAACTAGTATTCGGGTTATTCAAGAAGTTGTTGGGATTGTTAGTTGGATGGGCTCGTAAGGGCTAAATAGTCAACATAATAATATTGAATCAGGCTAGGCAAGCACATATGTACTTTATAACTGCATATTAGTTTATATACAACAATAATCTGTCGTCTGAGATTTCTCCAAGCATCATATCAATCTTTATTTGAACAGAATAAGCTAGCCCAATGATATTGGCTGTTTGAGTTGGTTATGTTTTCTAGTAATTTCAAATGGTGATATTGATGTAGGTGGCTGGGTGAATAACTTATTTTAGGGGAAAGTCAGTGTAGGAAAAATTGCCAATTGTCTCTTTATTGCAACTCTGAGATTAACTTCCTAGGCTTTTTTGAGCTAGTCTTTTTGTTCCTATTTTCACATGATTTATTAATGTTGGTATACTTGTAGGTATGACTGGGATAGTGGATTATACAAATTATGATGACATGAAATATGCTGTAAGTGTTGTAAACCCTTGTCATGTAATATTTTTCATGAGCTGGATTTTTCatgatattaatatttttaactattaatggTACTTCCTTACAGATAAGGAAGCTTGATGACTCGGAATTCAGAAATGCCTTTTCTCGGTCATACATACGGGTGGGTggatattatattttgttacatCCTGCATTCTATTTATGTTTTTGggatttacttttttatttatttatttttgggtatATTTTGTAGTTTCTTTTGATACGGTCACAGTCTGGTCAGTTCAGATTTCTATGAATCCTGGATAACAATGATTTATTTAAATGCATTTGTGATTATGAATGAGAAAATACCTGTTATTTAGTTATTCTACACATGCTCcaagagggaaaaaaaagaCTTGGTTATATGAAGCAAAATTGCTATTTGTTCCAGGTCAGGGAATATGATCGCCGGAGTTATTCTAGAAGCCCCAGTCGTGATTCAAGGAGGAGCTATTCGAGAAGCCTCAGCCGCAGTCCATATGTGTCGCGAAGTCGAAGCTATAGTCGAAGTCCTAGCTATAGTGACAGGAGCAGAAGGTTCATGTTGGTTGCATTGGTGAAGAATAATAAGTATAATTTCGGTAATTCAAAGAATTgacaaatttttcatttttgcagTTGGTCTCCAAAACCAAAGCATTCTCGGCGTTCGTTATCTCGCTCAAGGTCAGTTTCTACCTAGCCTTATTCTGTGTGCAGTTTAGTGCTTTCTGGTATGATTTTGTGAGATATGTATGCATCTGTCTAATTGATAAGTTTTAATCTCCTTATTAGTCTATGTGTGTGTAATCATTAGAATGACTAAGCCATTTTTCTTGGAATATGTAAATTTAATGGCACTTAAAATTATTGTTATCATCTGGGAACTGAGATTGTAGAACGTGTTCTATGTCTATGGTGATTCAAAATTCTAGATGATGCATAAAAATTCAATGGTGAAAATCTTTTTGCCTTTCCCATCTGGCTTATATTTTAGAGTAAAGTGACAAATAAATCCTTGGGATTTACACTTCGGACAGATTTGTCcttaaaggaaaaaaagtacCAATAAAGTCTTCCAGAATAGCAGATGTGGACACACTATCTTCAAATTAACCCCTATGATTAGAGTAGAAGGTCTTAATTTGAACTAACTTGTTCACGTTTATTATCTTGGAGGATTTTTTTgggtacttttttttcttttgggacTAATTTGTTTGAAATGTAAATTTTTCAGGAGTTTATTTGTCAGTTTACTCTATATTTTATTTGGGGATCAGGGATGAAATGAGCCGACATACATCAATGTCGGGCTACACCGCCAAAATCgtagaaaatttttataagttagACAGGAATACATGTACCTGCCCCCAAAGCCACTcatactaattttattttatattaagacaaaaatatttattgagtTTGATTTTACTAAATTAGATCCTCtttaagaacaaaataaaaaccaaCAGTATAAAAGAGTCTTGCACTCCAATTATATAGTTCAAT encodes the following:
- the LOC107465307 gene encoding serine/arginine-rich splicing factor SR30; the encoded protein is MARRSSRTIYVGNLPGDVRLREVEDLFYKFGPIVDIDLKIPPRPPGYAFVEFEDIRDAEDAIYYRDGYNFDGFRLRVELAHGGRGHTSSVDRYSSYSGSSSSRGVSRRSDYRVLVTGLPPSASWQDLKDHMRRAGDVCFSQVFRERGGMTGIVDYTNYDDMKYAIRKLDDSEFRNAFSRSYIRVREYDRRSYSRSPSRDSRRSYSRSLSRSPYVSRSRSYSRSPSYSDRSRSWSPKPKHSRRSLSRSRSVSRSRSPYSSPRPYSRSQSPRSM